A genomic stretch from Luteolibacter flavescens includes:
- the trpE gene encoding anthranilate synthase component I, translated as MLPRVVNSIPVEPSFESFCKLAEQGNVVPLYTQLAADFETPLSAYLKVRDARHSFLLESAESTDKSGRWSIIGTNPRRVIEARDKDLVIREGSSVEEVTVEDDVLAALQRHMAPYKPVSHGNLPPFCGGLIGFLAYDAVRQFEPTVPAAPKDELGIPDAVFMLADTLIVFDQRLRRLQIIANAFTGDHGSLLEAYEAARGKICAIVEMLNRPLHVPALNGLAPVEAAPAESNTTQAEYEDMVLRGKEYIAAGDVFQFVPSQRFSTDFHRSPVDLYRALRHVNPSPYMFILELGDFSLVGSSPEVHVRAIGGRIDIRPIAGTRWRGKTPEEDDALADDLLADPKERAEHLMLVDLARNDVGRIAKHGSVRVDDFMIVERYSHVMHIVSNVTGTLDETHSSYDVLRATFPAGTVSGAPKIRAMQVINELEKSKRCAYAGAVGYFGFDGGHDSCITLRTCLLKDGKAYVQAGAGVVADSNPTYEYEETVNKAKGMLRAIALAKTLED; from the coding sequence ATGCTCCCGCGCGTTGTGAATTCCATCCCGGTCGAACCGTCGTTCGAGTCCTTCTGCAAGCTGGCCGAGCAGGGCAATGTGGTCCCGCTCTACACCCAGCTCGCTGCGGACTTCGAGACGCCGCTGTCGGCGTACCTCAAGGTGCGCGACGCGCGGCATTCCTTCCTGCTCGAGAGCGCTGAAAGCACGGACAAGAGCGGACGATGGTCGATCATCGGGACGAACCCGCGCCGTGTCATCGAGGCCCGCGACAAGGACCTCGTGATCCGCGAGGGCTCCTCGGTGGAAGAGGTCACCGTGGAGGACGACGTGCTCGCCGCCCTGCAGCGCCACATGGCTCCCTACAAGCCGGTGTCGCACGGGAATCTGCCGCCCTTCTGCGGCGGTCTGATCGGCTTCCTCGCCTACGATGCGGTCCGCCAGTTCGAGCCCACGGTGCCTGCCGCGCCGAAGGACGAGCTGGGCATCCCGGATGCCGTTTTCATGCTGGCGGACACGCTGATCGTCTTCGACCAGCGCCTGCGCCGCCTCCAGATCATCGCGAATGCCTTCACCGGCGATCACGGAAGCCTGCTGGAAGCCTACGAGGCCGCCCGCGGCAAGATCTGCGCGATCGTGGAAATGCTGAACCGCCCGCTCCACGTGCCCGCCCTGAACGGCCTCGCGCCGGTCGAGGCGGCCCCGGCCGAGAGCAATACGACGCAGGCGGAGTACGAGGACATGGTGCTGCGCGGGAAGGAATACATCGCCGCGGGTGACGTGTTCCAGTTCGTGCCGAGCCAGCGCTTCTCCACGGACTTCCATCGCTCGCCGGTGGATCTCTACCGCGCGCTGCGGCATGTGAATCCCTCGCCCTACATGTTCATCCTGGAACTGGGCGACTTCTCCCTCGTCGGCTCGTCGCCGGAGGTGCATGTGCGTGCCATCGGCGGGCGCATCGATATCCGCCCCATCGCCGGCACCCGCTGGAGGGGGAAGACCCCGGAGGAAGACGACGCGCTGGCCGACGACCTGCTCGCCGATCCGAAGGAACGCGCCGAGCACCTGATGCTGGTGGACCTGGCGCGCAACGACGTGGGCCGCATCGCGAAGCACGGCAGCGTGCGCGTGGATGATTTCATGATCGTGGAGCGCTACAGCCACGTCATGCACATCGTGTCGAATGTCACCGGCACGCTGGACGAGACGCACAGCAGCTACGACGTGCTGCGCGCGACCTTCCCCGCCGGGACGGTGAGCGGCGCGCCGAAGATCCGCGCGATGCAGGTGATCAACGAGCTGGAGAAGAGCAAGCGCTGCGCCTACGCCGGTGCCGTCGGTTACTTCGGCTTCGATGGTGGCCACGACTCGTGCATCACCCTGCGCACCTGCCTCCTGAAGGACGGCAAGGCCTACGTGCAGGCCGGTGCCGGCGTGGTCGCGGACTCGAATCCGACCTACGAGTACGAAGAGACCGTCAACAAGGCGAAGGGAATGCTCCGCGCGATCGCCCTCGCAAAAACGCTGGAGGACTGA
- a CDS encoding anthranilate synthase component II, translating into MLLIIDNYDSFTYNLVQYFGELGAEMKIVRNDALTVDDVKALRPERICISPGPCTPNEAGISCELIEKLGPTTPILGVCLGHQSIGQVYGGDVIRAEKLMHGKTSPILHEGKSVFAGLPSPFEATRYHSLIVKRETLPDCLEVTAWTADDVIMGLRHKEHPVHGVQFHPESILTQDGKRILENFLAM; encoded by the coding sequence ATGCTTCTCATCATCGATAACTACGACTCCTTCACCTACAACCTCGTCCAATACTTCGGCGAGCTCGGGGCGGAGATGAAGATCGTGCGCAACGACGCGCTGACGGTGGACGACGTGAAGGCCCTGCGGCCCGAGCGCATCTGCATTTCCCCCGGCCCCTGCACGCCGAATGAGGCGGGCATCTCCTGCGAGCTGATCGAAAAGCTCGGCCCCACGACGCCGATCCTCGGCGTCTGCCTCGGCCACCAGTCGATCGGCCAGGTCTATGGCGGCGATGTCATCCGTGCGGAAAAGCTGATGCACGGGAAGACCTCGCCGATCCTGCACGAGGGGAAGAGCGTCTTCGCCGGTCTGCCGAGTCCCTTCGAGGCCACGCGCTACCACTCGCTCATCGTGAAGCGGGAGACTCTGCCGGATTGCCTGGAGGTCACCGCCTGGACCGCGGACGACGTCATCATGGGCCTCCGCCACAAGGAGCACCCGGTGCATGGCGTGCAGTTCCACCCCGAGTCGATCCTCACGCAGGACGGCAAGCGCATCCTGGAGAACTTCCTCGCGATGTGA
- a CDS encoding S1 family serine peptidase: protein MFRIVSIAALVVWAASAVPSLADKHLVMESRHPTAKERRAGRAKIEAELEKEGFGPVPRVVGGRAAADGEYPWMVGILDAGEPDEFDAHFCGGSLIHPYWVLTAAHCVLGSRAEDLDVLVGATDLSNPGGDARRIAVTEIILSPTYNTATMDADYALLRLAEPADGTVIPLIDDRSQEIPGVLATVTGWGTTSAGSSSYPNRLQEVELPLVDLAVANATPVYSGTLTQNMLPAGVAAGGKDACYGDSGGPLIVPSPHEPGWMQAGVVSFGAGCAKPGAYGIYTRIGNFRDFITGHIRPNYAAWERANGRSGENLDPDGDGWTNFEEWALPDGGVIERTVVDNYLRIRYLRPNVAPEADYILEHAATDAGPWSPVAARDWGMTRLDDVMILSAWRLPLSADHGVYRVRVEISRDFVPGNRPLAFPGTATGQLGSQDRRSQGQIYQTYALDFPPGTGRVAISLRSTDFKAMLRIQGLGAGGTIVDIDGNQGIGVGGTDEWHEFTPEGGRRYRVWVTTTDSGEAGRYQLNVFDPLALAAMPPLAAPRAKPLVGTLAGDELPDPFFLPGSFFFKDDYRLDLAALPAGRLLEVRMTSKGRPLKEIDDFLSLIDGESGQMIAANDNFAGKKNDAGLRFLPVPGKTYLLRTSSAVERDVGTYQLAATSPVPGAKKSPLGGIGIGSSVSGKLTGSSELDDRYATFKYDYLLDETTADQRVAVTLESAKFDAYLTVLDASDLTVVTEGDSGGPDGVRDNARVEFLARAGHRYFIRATTYERLEKGPFILKTSAAP, encoded by the coding sequence ATGTTCCGCATTGTCTCCATTGCCGCCCTCGTCGTGTGGGCGGCGAGTGCCGTCCCGTCCCTCGCCGACAAGCATCTGGTGATGGAGAGCCGGCATCCCACGGCGAAGGAGCGGCGGGCGGGTCGGGCGAAGATCGAGGCGGAGCTGGAGAAGGAAGGCTTCGGCCCCGTGCCGCGGGTCGTCGGCGGGCGGGCCGCGGCCGATGGCGAGTATCCGTGGATGGTCGGGATACTGGATGCAGGCGAGCCGGATGAGTTCGATGCCCATTTTTGCGGCGGCTCGCTGATCCATCCCTACTGGGTGCTCACGGCCGCGCATTGTGTGCTCGGCAGCCGCGCGGAGGATCTCGACGTGCTGGTCGGCGCGACCGATCTCTCAAATCCCGGCGGTGACGCGCGGCGCATCGCCGTCACGGAAATCATCCTCTCGCCGACCTACAATACCGCGACGATGGACGCGGACTACGCCCTGCTGCGGCTGGCGGAGCCCGCGGACGGCACGGTGATCCCTCTGATCGACGACCGCTCGCAGGAGATCCCTGGCGTGCTCGCCACCGTGACGGGTTGGGGCACCACGAGCGCGGGTTCCTCCAGCTATCCGAACCGCCTGCAAGAGGTGGAGCTGCCGCTCGTGGATCTGGCGGTCGCGAATGCCACGCCCGTCTACAGCGGAACCCTGACGCAAAACATGCTGCCCGCCGGAGTCGCTGCGGGCGGGAAGGACGCCTGCTACGGGGACAGCGGAGGCCCGTTGATCGTGCCGTCTCCCCACGAGCCCGGCTGGATGCAGGCGGGGGTGGTGAGCTTCGGAGCCGGTTGTGCGAAGCCGGGCGCGTACGGGATCTACACGCGCATCGGGAATTTCCGCGACTTCATCACCGGCCACATCCGGCCGAACTACGCCGCGTGGGAGAGGGCGAACGGGCGCAGCGGCGAGAATCTCGATCCCGACGGCGACGGCTGGACGAATTTCGAGGAATGGGCGCTGCCCGATGGGGGCGTCATCGAGCGGACCGTCGTCGATAACTACCTCCGGATCCGCTACCTGCGTCCGAATGTGGCTCCGGAGGCGGACTACATCCTGGAGCATGCGGCGACCGATGCGGGCCCGTGGTCCCCGGTGGCCGCCCGAGACTGGGGGATGACGCGTCTGGACGATGTCATGATCCTCTCCGCCTGGCGGCTCCCGCTGTCGGCGGATCACGGGGTCTATCGCGTGCGGGTTGAGATCTCCCGCGACTTCGTGCCGGGGAATCGGCCCTTGGCCTTCCCCGGCACGGCCACCGGCCAGCTCGGCTCGCAGGACCGGAGGAGTCAGGGGCAGATCTACCAGACCTACGCGCTGGATTTCCCGCCCGGCACGGGGCGGGTGGCGATCTCGCTGCGCTCGACGGATTTCAAGGCGATGCTCAGGATTCAAGGGCTCGGTGCCGGTGGCACGATCGTGGATATCGATGGCAATCAGGGCATTGGCGTCGGCGGGACGGACGAGTGGCATGAGTTCACCCCGGAAGGAGGGCGCCGCTACCGGGTGTGGGTGACCACCACGGACAGCGGCGAGGCGGGCAGGTATCAGCTCAATGTCTTCGACCCGCTGGCTCTCGCTGCCATGCCGCCCTTGGCCGCCCCGCGGGCGAAGCCACTGGTCGGAACGCTGGCCGGCGACGAGCTCCCTGACCCCTTCTTTCTGCCGGGGAGCTTCTTCTTCAAGGATGACTACCGGCTCGACCTCGCGGCCCTGCCTGCCGGGCGGCTGCTGGAGGTCCGCATGACTTCAAAAGGGCGGCCTTTGAAGGAAATCGACGATTTCCTGTCACTCATCGATGGGGAGAGCGGCCAGATGATTGCTGCAAATGACAACTTCGCGGGCAAAAAGAATGACGCCGGGCTGCGATTCCTGCCCGTCCCGGGAAAGACGTACCTTTTGCGCACTTCCTCCGCGGTGGAGAGGGACGTCGGGACATATCAATTGGCCGCCACCTCGCCCGTGCCCGGTGCGAAGAAAAGCCCGCTCGGCGGGATAGGCATCGGAAGCTCAGTGAGCGGGAAATTGACCGGCTCCAGTGAACTCGACGACCGCTACGCCACCTTCAAGTACGACTACCTGCTCGACGAAACGACCGCCGACCAGAGGGTGGCGGTCACCTTGGAATCCGCGAAGTTCGACGCCTACCTGACCGTGCTCGATGCCTCCGATCTGACCGTGGTCACCGAGGGCGATTCCGGCGGGCCCGATGGCGTCCGTGACAATGCGCGGGTCGAATTCCTTGCACGCGCGGGACACCGCTATTTCATCAGGGCCACGACCTACGAGCGCCTTGAAAAAGGCCCCTTCATCCTCAAGACATCTGCTGCTCCATGA
- a CDS encoding EF-hand domain-containing protein, which yields MQHNTMTNRNSTLISGLRTAAVALTFSGAAFAGLVLSPGTIDFNEADTDESGGLTVEEYTTTLPEGTSNQKIKRSFKKADTDRSGLISLNEYLIAVGEIEPPTKEEISFAAADENSNGSISLEEFYDTFGNTVPIEIIKRFLKADADESNGLSLAEWTLYKKGKAKGPEGAKYYKFDLADRDNNDELTMAEFALTFPKNAKETTVAKKFAKEDSDDNGVLTRDEWNPGAPKVQPVL from the coding sequence ATGCAGCACAATACCATGACCAATCGTAACAGCACCCTTATCAGCGGCCTGCGCACCGCCGCTGTCGCTCTCACCTTCAGTGGAGCTGCCTTCGCTGGACTCGTTCTGAGCCCGGGTACCATCGACTTCAACGAAGCCGATACGGATGAATCCGGTGGCCTGACCGTCGAGGAGTACACCACGACCCTGCCGGAAGGAACCTCCAACCAGAAGATCAAGCGCTCCTTCAAGAAGGCTGACACCGACCGCTCGGGACTTATCTCCCTGAACGAGTACCTCATCGCCGTCGGCGAAATCGAGCCGCCGACGAAGGAAGAGATCTCCTTCGCCGCCGCTGACGAAAACAGCAACGGCTCGATCAGCCTCGAGGAGTTCTACGACACCTTCGGCAACACCGTCCCCATCGAGATCATCAAGCGCTTCCTCAAGGCTGACGCCGATGAAAGCAACGGCCTCTCCCTCGCGGAGTGGACGCTCTACAAGAAGGGCAAGGCAAAGGGCCCGGAAGGCGCGAAGTACTACAAGTTCGACCTCGCCGACCGCGACAACAACGACGAACTCACCATGGCCGAGTTCGCCCTGACCTTCCCGAAGAACGCCAAGGAAACCACCGTGGCCAAGAAGTTCGCGAAGGAAGACTCCGACGACAACGGCGTCCTCACCCGCGACGAGTGGAACCCGGGCGCACCGAAGGTGCAGCCTGTGCTCTGA